One genomic window of Quercus robur chromosome 6, dhQueRobu3.1, whole genome shotgun sequence includes the following:
- the LOC126690254 gene encoding sucrose synthase 2-like — protein sequence MAMKLLLLAPRYLRLYRESHTNSSLYSRSWLVRASISFVQILGIVQPLLPQILKRSQVPIHIYHGLFHTSSHSEQRQQQPWPFLFWLHSLCFTSTPFLILLSYFLLLINTTTTLRFHSHLLSLSGSLPFSLVFFRFQSFVCDLRSENMRDRLQESLSAHRNELVSLLSRYVANGKGILQSHDLIGELDNVVKEDKSMKMLKYSPFSKVLQSAQEAIVLPPFVAIALRPRPGVWEYVRVNVFELSVDHLSVAEYLRFKEELVDGQCNDNYVLELDFEPFNATFPRPTRSSTIGNGVQFLNRHLSSSMFRNKESLEPLLDFLRAHKHNGHAMMLNDRIQNISKLQSALARAEEYLSKLPPSTPYSEFEFELQGMGFERGWGDIAQRVSETIHLLLEILQAPDPSTLETFLGRIPMVFNVVIVSPHGYFGQANVLGLPDTGGQIVYILDQVRALEDEMLLRIQKQGLDVIPKILIVTRLIPDAKGTTCNQRLERISGTEHTHILRVPFRTENGILRKWISRFDVWPYLETFAEDASNEIAAELQGVPDLIIGNYSDGNLVATLLSFKLGITQCNIAHALEKTKYPDSDIYWRKYEDKYHFSSQFTADLIAMNNADFIITSTYQEIAGSKNNVGQYESHTAFTLPGLYRVVHGIDVFDPKFNIVSPGADLTIYYPYTDKERRLTALHGSIEELLYGTEQNDEHVGVLSDQSKPIIFSMARLDRVKNLTGLVEFYGKSNKLRELVNLVVVGGYMDVKKSRDREEMEEIKKMHGLIEKYNLHGQFRWIAAQMNRARNGELYRYIADTKGAFVQPALYEAFGLTVVEAMTCGLPTFATCHGGPAEIIENGVSGFHVDPYYPDQVSAILIDFFESCQRDPGYWDKISDAGLKRIFERYTWKIYTERLLTLAGVYGFWKYVSKLERRETRRYLEMFYNLKFRNLVKSIPLAVDEQN from the exons ATGGCTATGAAA CTGCTTTTGCTTGCTCCTCGTTATCTCCGCCTGTACCGCGAATCACACACAAACTCGTCACTCTACTCTCGCTCTTGGTTGGTGCGTGCTTCTATCAGCTTCGTTCAAATACTTGGCATTGTTCAGCCACTACTGCCACAAATCCTCAAACGCAGCCAGGTGCCGATTCACATTTATCACGGTTTGTTTCACACTTCGTCACACTCAGAGCAACGTCAACAACAACCATGGCCTTTTCTCTTTTGGCTCCATTCTCTTTGCTTTACTTCTACACCCTTCCTGATCTTACTTTCCTATTTTCTGCTGCTAATAAATACTACCACCACTCTTCGTTTCCACTCTCACTTGCTTTCTCTCTCTGgttctcttcctttctctttagTTTTCTTTCGCTTTCAAAGCTTTGTGTGTGATTTGAGAAGCGAAAATATGCGAGACAGGCTCCAGGAATCTCTCTCTGCTCATCGAAACGAGCTCGTTTCGCTCCTTTCCag GTATGTTGCTAACGGAAAGGGGATACTGCAATCTCATGACCTGATAGGGGAGCTAGACAATGTTGTTAAGGAAGATAAATCAATGAAGATGCTCAAGTATAGCCCATTCAGCAAAGTCCTTCAATCTGCACAG GAAGCTATAGTTCTGCCTCCTTTTGTGGCTATAGCACTTCGTCCAAGACCTGGTGTTTGGGAATATGTCCGTGTTAATGTCTTTGAACTCAGTGTGGATCATTTGAGCGTTGCAGAGTATCTTCGATTTAAAGAAGAACTAGTGGATGGACA GTGCAATGACAACTATGTTCTTGAACTTGATTTTGAGCCATTTAATGCAACATTCCCTCGACCAACTCGATCATCAACCATTGGGAATGGGGTTCAATTCCTCAACCGTCACCTATCTTCAAGTATGTTCCGTAATAAAGAAAGTTTGGAGCCTCTACTTGATTTTCTTCGTGCACACAAACACAATGGTCAT GCTATGATGTTAAATGATCGGATTCAGAATATTTCTAAACTTCAGTCTGCTTTGGCAAGGGCAGAGGAGTATCTTTCTAAGCTGCCACCAAGTACACCATATTCTGAGTTTGAATTTGA attACAAGGAATGGGATTCGAGAGAGGCTGGGGTGACATTGCACAGCGGGTGTCAGAGACAATTCATCTTCTGTTGGAAATCCTTCAGGCTCCTGATCCCTCAACCCTAGAGACATTTCTTGGGAGGATTCCTATGGTGTTCAATGTTGTCATTGTGTCTCCTCATGGCTACTTCGGCCAGGCAAATGTTTTAGGTTTGCCTGACACTGGAGGACAG ATTGTTTATATACTTGACCAAGTGCGTGCCTTGGAGGATGAGATGCTTCTTAGAATACAAAAGCAAGGACTGGATGTCATTCCAAAAATTCTCATT GTTACCCGACTAATACCTGATGCAAAAGGCACAACATGTAATCAAAGACTGGAAAGAATCAGTGGAACAGAACACACTCATATTTTGCGTGTTCCCTTTAGAACTGAGAATGGAATTCTTCGAAAATGGATTTCAAGGTTTGATGTGTGGCCATATTTGGAGACTTTTGCAGAG GATGCATCAAACGAAATTGCTGCTGAGTTACAGGGTGTTCCTGATCTAATCATTGGCAATTATAGTGATGGAAACCTTGTTGCAACTTTGTTGTCCTTCAAGCTAGGAATCACACAG TGTAATATTGCCCATGCATTGGAGAAAACAAAGTATCCAGATTCTGATATATATTGGAGAAAATATGAGGACAAGTACCATTTTTCAAGTCAATTTACTGCAGATCTTATTGCAATGAACAATGCAGATTTTATAATCACCAGTACATACCAAGAGATTGCAGGAAG CAAGAATAATGTTGGACAGTATGAGAGTCATACAGCTTTCACACTCCCCGGGCTTTATCGAGTTGTTCATGGGATTGATGTTTTTGATCCCAAGTTTAATATAGTCTCTCCCGGAGCAGATTTGACCATATATTATCCGTACACTGATAAGGAAAGGAGACTTACTGCTCTACATGGTTCGATTGAAGAACTCTTGTATGGTACTGAGCAGAATGATGAGCATGT TGGTGTGTTGAGTGATCAATCAAAACCTATCATCTTTTCCATGGCAAGACTTGATAGGGTAAAGAACTTAACAGGTCTAGTTGAGTTCTATGGTAAGAGCAACAAGTTAAGAGAACTTGTAAATCTTGTTGTGGTTGGTGGTTACATGGATGTGAAGAAGTCCCGGGATAGAGAAGAAATGGAGGAGATAAAAAAGATGCATGGCCTCATTGAGAAATACAATTTGCATGGGCAGTTCCGATGGATAGCAGCCCAAATGAACCGTGCTCGTAATGGAGAGCTCTATCGCTATATTGCAGACACAAAAGGTGCTTTTGTGCAG CCTGCTTTATATGAAGCTTTTGGTCTCACAGTTGTTGAAGCCATGACTTGTGGCCTTCCCACGTTTGCCACCTGTCATGGTGGCCCTGCTGAAATCATTGAGAATGGTGTTTCAGGATTTCATGTTGATCCATATTACCCTGATCAGGTTTCTGCGATTTTGATTGACTTCTTTGAAAGTTGCCAGAGAGATCCTGGCTACTGGGACAAGATCTCAGATGCAGGGCTTAAAAGAATCTTTGAAAG GTACACATGGAAGATATATACTGAGAGGCTACTGACTTTAGCTGGGGTTTATGGATTCTGGAAGTATGTGTCTAAGCTAGAGAGGAGAGAGACGAGGAGATATCTGGAGATGTTTTACAATCTCAAGTTCCGGAATCTG GTGAAGTCCATTCCGCTGGCAGTTGATGAGCAGAATTGA
- the LOC126689002 gene encoding thioredoxin-like protein YLS8: MSYLLPHLHSGWAVDQAILAEEERLVVIRFGHDWDETCMQMDEVLASVAETIKNFAVIYLVDITEVPDFNTMYELYDPSTVMFFFRNKHIMIDLGTGNNNKINWALKDKQEFVDIVETVYRGARKGRGLVIAPKDYSTKYRY, from the exons atgTCGTACCTGCTACCACATCTGCACTCAGGATGGGCGGTGGACCAGGCCATCCTCGCCGAGGAAGAACGACTCGTCGTCATCCGCTTCGGTCACGACTGGGACGAGACCTGCATGCAG ATGGATGAAGTGCTGGCTTCTGTTGCCGAGACTATCAAAAACTTTGCTGTTATCTATCTTGTGGACATCACTGAGGTGCCTGATTTCAACACTATGTACGAGCTCTATGACCCATCCACGGTCATGTTCTTCTTCAGAAATAAGCACATTATGATTGATCTTGGCACTGGAAATAACAACAAGATAAACTGGGCTCTCAAGGACAAGCAAGAGTTCGTTGACATTGTTGAGACGGTCTACCGTGGGGCAAGGAAAGGTCGTGGTCTGGTGATTGCtcctaaggactattccaccaAGTACCGTTACTAA
- the LOC126689003 gene encoding probable acyl-CoA dehydrogenase IBR3, which translates to MASRTSEMVAKVDPAHALDHKALLAYASANVPGFPLNPSDFTVSQFGHGQSNPTYLMEVRSSMGDSVKRYVLRKKPPGKLLQSAHAVDREFQVLRALGTHTQVPVPKAFCLCTDPSVIGTAFYIMEYLDGRIFVDPTLPGVSPDKRRAIYQATAKTLASLHSTNVDAIGLTKYGRLDNYCKRQVERWATQYIASTAGGKPERNPKMIELANWLRQHIPLEDSSGATSGLVHGDFRIDNLVFHPNEDRVIGILDWELSTLGNQMCDVAYSCLHYIVSIGLGDGQQGEGMELAGIPEGVPSLAEYLAEYCYAARKPWPVAEWKFYVAFSLFRGASIYAGVYNRWTMGNASGGKRAQLTGKLANSLIDSAWAFIQRQSVLPEHPPSVPIAQQYLKLSGNENENQGLSSGVGRFVPSKRVQELRNRLIKFMEDHIYPMESEFYKLAQSSSRWTVHPEEEKLKELAKKEGLWNLFIPFDSATRARKLIFDGSNHTLPNGAYDQLLGAGLSNLEYGYLCEIMGRSVWAPQVFNCGAPDTGNMEVLLRYGNKEQLHEWLIPLLNGKIRSGFAMTEPQVASSDATNIECSIKREGDTYVINGTKWWTSGAMDPRCKVLIVMGKTDFNAAKHKQQSMIIVDTHTPGVHIKRPLMVFGFDDAPHGHAEISFVNVRVPAKNILLGEGRGFEIAQGRLGPGRLHHCMRLIGAAERGMQMMAQRALSRRVFGKLIAEQGSFISDIAKCRIELEKARLLVLEAADQLDRLGNKKARGIIAMAKVAAPNMTLKVLDMAMQVHGGAGLSSDTVLAHLWVTARTLRIADGPDEVHLGTIGKLELQRARL; encoded by the exons ATGGCTTCCCGTACATCTGAGATGGTAGCGAAAGTGGACCCAGCTCACGCCCTCGATCACAAGGCGTTGTTGGCTTACGCCTCCGCCAACGTCCCTGGCTTCCCTCTTAATCCCTCCGATTTCACCGTCTCTcag TTCGGGCACGGGCAATCGAATCCTACTTATCTGATGGAAGTGAGATCGTCAATGGGGGATTCGGTGAAACGTTACGTTTTGAGGAAGAAGCCACCGGGGAAATTGCTTCAGTCTGCTCACGCCGTTGATAGAGAGTTTCAG GTTCTCCGGGCGTTGGGCACTCATACACAAGTTCCAGTCCCAAAAGCTTTCTGTTTGTGTACTGACCCAAGTGTAATTGGAACTGCATTTTACATCATGGAGTATTTGGATGGACGCATTTTTGTAGACCCCACACTGCCG GGTGTATCACCTGATAAGAGGAGGGCAATATATCAAGCAACTGCAAAAACTTTAGCTTCTCTACATTCCACTAATGTGGATGCCATTGGTCTCACAAAATATGGGCGCCTTGACAACTATTGTAAACGGCAG GTAGAAAGGTGGGCTACACAGTATATAGCTTCAACTGCTGGGGGTAAACCTGAGAGAAATCCAAAGATGATTGAGCTTGCTAATTGGCTACGGCAACACATTCCTCTTGAAGATTCTTCAGGAGCAACATCAGGCCTAGTTCATGGAGACTTTCGCATTGATAATCTTGTATTTCATCCCAATGAG GATCGAGTTATTGGCATTCTTGACTGGGAACTGTCTACTCTTGGAAACCAAATGTGTGATGTTGCATACAGCTGTTTG CATTATATTGTGAGCATTGGGCTTGGAGATGGACAACAAGGTGAAGGTATGGAACTTGCTGGAATTCCAGAAGGTGTTCCTTCACTGGCAGAATATTTGGCAGAATACTGCTATGCAGCT AGAAAACCATGGCCTGTTGCTGAGTGGAAGTTTTATGTTGCCTTTTCCTTGTTCCGTGGGGCATCAATCTATGCAGGAGTGTACAATAGATGGACTATG GGTAATGCTTCAGGAGGTAAGCGTGCCCAACTCACAGGGAAATTAGCTAATTCTCTTATTGACTCGGCATGGGCATTTATTCAACGACAATCTGTGCTTCCTGAGCATCCTCCATCTG TTCCAATTGCACAACAATATTTGAAACTATCTGGTAATGAGAATGAAAATCAAGGGCTTTCAAGTGGAGTGGGGAGGTTTGTTCCTAGTAAAAGAGTTCAGGAATTGAGAAACAGATTGATCAAATTCATGGAAGATCACATATACCCCATGGAAAGTGAATTTTACAAACTTGCTCAGTCTTCATCACGATGGACAGTTCATCCAGAAGAGGAGAAGTTAAAGGAACTAGCAAAGAAGGAAGGCTTATGGAATTTATTTATACCT TTTGATAGTGCTACAAGGGCAAGAAAACTGATTTTTGATGGTAGCAACCATACTCTCCCTAATGGTGCATATGATCAGTTACTGGGTGCGGGCCTCTCAAACCTTGAATATGGATACCTTTGTGAGATTATGGGTCGTTCCGTTTGGGCTCCACAGGTGTTTAATTGTGGTGCACCTGACACTGGAAATATGGAG GTATTGTTGCGTTATGGAAATAAAGAACAGCTACATGAATGGCTTATACCTTTGCTCAATGGTAAGATCCGGTCTGGATTTGCAATGACAGAACCACAAGTTGCATCTTCTGATGCTACCAATATTGAGTGTTCTATTAAAAG AGAAGGAGATACATATGTCATTAATGGGACAAAGTGGTGGACAAGTGGGGCCATGGATCCCAGGTGCAAAGTTCTCATAGTCATG GGAAAAACTGACTTCAATGCCGCTAAGCATAAACAGCAGTCTATGATCATAGTGGATACCCATACTCCTGGAGTACACATAAAGAGACCCCTAATGGTGTTTGGCTTTGATGACGCACCTCATGGGCATGCAGAAATATCATTTGTCAATGTACGTGTGCCAGCAAAGAATATTCTATTGGGAGAAGGACGTGGATTTGAGATTGCCCAG GGTAGGCTAGGACCGGGAAGGCTGCACCACTGCATGAGACTGATTGGTGCTGCTGAGCGTGGCATGCAGATGATGGCTCAGAGGGCTCTTAGTAGAAGAGTGTTTGGAAAGTTGATTGCAGAACAAGGTTCATTTATTTCAGATATTGCAAAG TGTCGGATAGAGCTAGAGAAAGCCAGATTGTTGGTTTTGGAAGCAGCTGACCAACTTGATAGGCTTGGAAACAAAAAGGCCCGTGGGATTATTGCAATGGCCAAG GTAGCAGCCCCAAACATGACATTGAAGGTGCTTGACATGGCAATGCAAGTGCATGGTGGAGCTGGTTTATCTTCTGATACCGTTCTGGCACATCTTTGGGTCACAGCAAGAACATTACGAATTGCAGATGGTCCAGATGAAGTCCACTTGGGTACTATTGGCAAGTTGGAACTACAAAGAGCTAGGCTTTAA